A region from the Lutra lutra chromosome 1, mLutLut1.2, whole genome shotgun sequence genome encodes:
- the MEF2B gene encoding myocyte-specific enhancer factor 2B isoform X5, which yields MGRKKIQISRILDQRNRQVTFTKRKFGLMKKAYELSVLCDCEIALIIFNSANRLFQYASTDMDRVLLKYTEYSEPHESRTNTDILETLKRRGVGLDGPELEPDEGPDGPGEKLRRLAGDGGDPALPRPRLYPAAPTMPSPDMVYGALPPPGCDPSGLGEALPAQSRPSPFRPAAPKAGPPGLAHPLFSPSHLASKTPPPLYLAADGRRPDLPGSLAGARGGLSTSRGLYGSLQSPCSATAPGPPLGSFPFLPAGPPEYGLGDPPPPPGLLQPPTLAPWQHSRGDGPPAAPPQPSGSRSLSEEGPPARGASPPTPPVSIKSERLSPAPGGPGDFPKTFPYPLLLSRPLAEPLRPGPPLRRLPTADGWAR from the exons atggggaggaaaaaaatccagatcTCACGCATTCTGGACCAAAGGAATCGGCAG GTGACATTTACGAAGCGGAAGTTTGGGCTGATGAAGAAGGCCTATGAGCTGAGCGTGCTCTGCGACTGTGAGATCGCCCTCATCATCTTCAACAGCGCCAATCGCCTCTTCCAGTACGCCAGCACGGACATGGACCGTGTGCTCCTGAAGTATACGGAGTACAGCGAGCCCCACGAGAGCCGCACAAACACCGACATCCTCGAG ACACTGAAGCGGAGGGGTGTGGGCCTTGATGGACCAGAGCTGGAGCCAGATGAAGGGCCTGATGGGCCAGGAGAGAAGCTGCGGAGGTTGGCAGGTGACGGGGGTGACCCAGCCTTGCCCCGGCCCCGGCTCTAT CCTGCAGCCCCTACGATGCCCAGCCCGGACATGGTATATGgggccctgcctcccccaggcTGCGACCCCAGTGGGCTTGGGGAGGCCCTTCCTGCCCAGAGCCGCCCATCCCCTTTCCGGCCAGCAGCCCCCAAAGCTGGGCCCCCAG GTCTGGCACACCCTCTCTTCTCACCGAGCCACCTTGCCAGCAAGACACCACCGCCCCTGTACTTAGCAGCGGACGGGCGGAGGCCAGACCTGCCTGGAAGCCTGGCGGGGGCCCGAGGGGGACTGAGCACCTCA AGAGGCCTCTACGGTAGCCTACAGAGTCCATGCTCCGCCACAGCTCCAGGACCCCCACTGGGGAGTTTCCCCTTCCTCCCGGCAGGTCCCCCAG AATATGGCCTGGGAGACCCCCCTCCGCCCCCTGGCCTGctgcagccccccaccctggccccctgGCAGCATTCGAGGGGTGATGGGCCCCCAgccgccccaccccagcccag TGGGAGCCGTAGCCTGAGTGAGGAGGGTCCCCCCGCCCGTGGCGCCTCCCCGCCGACCCCCCCAGTCAGCATCAAGTCCGAACGCCTGTCGCCGGCCCCCGGGGGCCCCGGCGACTTTCCCAAGACTTTCCCCTATCCCTTGCTCCTGTCCCGGCCCCTGGCAGAGCCCCTACGGCCCGGGCCCCCCCTGCGCCGGCTGCCCACAGCCGACGGCTGGGCTCGATAA
- the TMEM161A gene encoding transmembrane protein 161A isoform X4, which translates to MAVLGVQLVVTLLTATLMHRLAPHCSFARWLLCNGSLFRYKHPTEEELRALEGKPLRPRGRKERWANGYSEEKPLSVPRDAPFQLETCPLTAVDALVLRFFLEYQWFVDFAVYSCGVYVFTEAYYYVLGPAKETNIAVFWCLLTVAFSMYPSSGCRGGLASMTQNLEPLLKTQGWDWALPLAKLAVRIGLAFVGSMLGAFLTFPGLRLAQTHLDALTMSEDRPMLQFLLHTSFVSPLIILWLWTKPIARDFLHQAPLGGVPLPLLSDSAFESLRLWVLVALCLLRLAVTRPHLQAYLCLAKARVEQLRREAGRIEAREIQRRVVRVYCYVTVVSLQYLTPLILTLSCTLLLKTLGGYSWGPGPVPTLSPAASSARDRLVGLGEDEAQQTAARIAGALGSLLTPLFLRAVLTFLIWWTAACQLLSSLFGLYFHRHLAGS; encoded by the exons ATG gcgGTCCTGGGAGTGCAGCTGGTGGTGACCCTGCTCACCGCCACCCTCATGCACAGGCTGGCACCGCACTGCTCCTTCGCACGCTGGCTGCTCTGCAACGGCAG TCTCTTCCGATACAAGCACCCTACTGAAGAAGAGCTTCGGGCCCTGGAGGGAAagccactgaggcccagaggcaggaaggagcg GTGGGCCAATGGCTATAGTGAAGAAAAGCCCTTGTCTGTGCCCCGAGATGCCCCTTTCCAACTGGAGACCTGCCCCCTCACAGCGGTTGATGCCCTCG TCCTGCGCTTCTTCCTGGAGTACCAGTGGTTCGTGGACTTCGCCGTGTACTCGTGCGGTGTGTATGTCTTCACAGAGGCCTACTACTATGTGCTGGGCCCGGCCAAGGAGACCAACATCGCTGTGTTCTGGTGCTTGCTCACCGTCGCCTTCTCCATGTATCCTTCCTCAGGTTGCCGAGGCG GCCTGGCCAGTATGACCCAGAACTTGGAGCCACTTCTGAAGACGCAGGGCTGGGACTGGGC gCTCCCTCTGGCCAAGCTGGCCGTCCGCATAGGGCTGGCATTCGTGGGATCCATGCTGGGTGCCTTCCTCACCTTTCCAGGCCTGCGGCTGGCCCAGACACACCTGGATGCACTGACCATGTCGGAGGACCGGCCCATGCTGCA GTTCCTTCTGCATACCAGCTTCGTGTCCCCTCTGATCATCCTGTGGCTCTGGACCAAACCCATTGCACGGGACTTCCtgcaccaggcacccctggggggggtgcccctccccct GCTGTCAGACTCAGCCTTCGAATCCCTGCGCCTCTGGGTGCTGGTGGCCTTGTGCCTGCTAAGGCTGGCTGTGACCAGGCCTCACCTGCAGGCCTACCTGTGCCTGGCCAAGGCCCGCGTGGAGCAGCTGCGGCGGGAGGCCGGCCGCATAGAGGCCCGTGAGATCCAGAGGCGG GTGGTGCGCGTCTACTGCTACGTGACGGTGGTGAGCCTGCAGTACCTGACGCCGCTCATTCTCACCCTCAGCTGCACGCTGCTGCTCAAGACGCTGG GCGGCTACTCCTGGGGGCCGGGTCCGGTCCCCACGCTGTCCCCCGCCGCGTCCTCAGCCCGCGACCGCCTGGTGGGCCTCGGGGAGGATGAGGCCCAGCAGACGGCGGCCCGGATCGCTGGGGCGCTGGGCAGTCTGCTCACGCCTCTATTCCTCCGCGCCGTCCTCACCTTCCTCATCTGGTGGACAGCAGCCTGCCAACTGCTCTCCAGCCTCTTCGGCCTCTACTTCCACCGGCACCTGGCGGGCTCCTAG
- the TMEM161A gene encoding transmembrane protein 161A isoform X1, whose translation MAVLGVQLVVTLLTATLMHRLAPHCSFARWLLCNGSLFRYKHPTEEELRALEGKPLRPRGRKERWANGYSEEKPLSVPRDAPFQLETCPLTAVDALVLRFFLEYQWFVDFAVYSCGVYVFTEAYYYVLGPAKETNIAVFWCLLTVAFSIKMFLMVTRLYFSAEEGGERSVCLTFAFLFLLLAMLVQVVQEETLELGLEPGLASMTQNLEPLLKTQGWDWALPLAKLAVRIGLAFVGSMLGAFLTFPGLRLAQTHLDALTMSEDRPMLQFLLHTSFVSPLIILWLWTKPIARDFLHQAPLGGVPLPLLSDSAFESLRLWVLVALCLLRLAVTRPHLQAYLCLAKARVEQLRREAGRIEAREIQRRVVRVYCYVTVVSLQYLTPLILTLSCTLLLKTLGGYSWGPGPVPTLSPAASSARDRLVGLGEDEAQQTAARIAGALGSLLTPLFLRAVLTFLIWWTAACQLLSSLFGLYFHRHLAGS comes from the exons ATG gcgGTCCTGGGAGTGCAGCTGGTGGTGACCCTGCTCACCGCCACCCTCATGCACAGGCTGGCACCGCACTGCTCCTTCGCACGCTGGCTGCTCTGCAACGGCAG TCTCTTCCGATACAAGCACCCTACTGAAGAAGAGCTTCGGGCCCTGGAGGGAAagccactgaggcccagaggcaggaaggagcg GTGGGCCAATGGCTATAGTGAAGAAAAGCCCTTGTCTGTGCCCCGAGATGCCCCTTTCCAACTGGAGACCTGCCCCCTCACAGCGGTTGATGCCCTCG TCCTGCGCTTCTTCCTGGAGTACCAGTGGTTCGTGGACTTCGCCGTGTACTCGTGCGGTGTGTATGTCTTCACAGAGGCCTACTACTATGTGCTGGGCCCGGCCAAGGAGACCAACATCGCTGTGTTCTGGTGCTTGCTCACCGTCGCCTTCTCCAT CAAGATGTTCCTGATGGTGACCCGGTTGTACTTCAGTGCAGAGGAGGGGGGTGAACGGTCTGTCTGCCTCACCTttgccttcctcttcctgctcctggcCATGCTGGTGCAGGTGGTCCAGGAGGAGACTCTCgagctgggcctggagccag GCCTGGCCAGTATGACCCAGAACTTGGAGCCACTTCTGAAGACGCAGGGCTGGGACTGGGC gCTCCCTCTGGCCAAGCTGGCCGTCCGCATAGGGCTGGCATTCGTGGGATCCATGCTGGGTGCCTTCCTCACCTTTCCAGGCCTGCGGCTGGCCCAGACACACCTGGATGCACTGACCATGTCGGAGGACCGGCCCATGCTGCA GTTCCTTCTGCATACCAGCTTCGTGTCCCCTCTGATCATCCTGTGGCTCTGGACCAAACCCATTGCACGGGACTTCCtgcaccaggcacccctggggggggtgcccctccccct GCTGTCAGACTCAGCCTTCGAATCCCTGCGCCTCTGGGTGCTGGTGGCCTTGTGCCTGCTAAGGCTGGCTGTGACCAGGCCTCACCTGCAGGCCTACCTGTGCCTGGCCAAGGCCCGCGTGGAGCAGCTGCGGCGGGAGGCCGGCCGCATAGAGGCCCGTGAGATCCAGAGGCGG GTGGTGCGCGTCTACTGCTACGTGACGGTGGTGAGCCTGCAGTACCTGACGCCGCTCATTCTCACCCTCAGCTGCACGCTGCTGCTCAAGACGCTGG GCGGCTACTCCTGGGGGCCGGGTCCGGTCCCCACGCTGTCCCCCGCCGCGTCCTCAGCCCGCGACCGCCTGGTGGGCCTCGGGGAGGATGAGGCCCAGCAGACGGCGGCCCGGATCGCTGGGGCGCTGGGCAGTCTGCTCACGCCTCTATTCCTCCGCGCCGTCCTCACCTTCCTCATCTGGTGGACAGCAGCCTGCCAACTGCTCTCCAGCCTCTTCGGCCTCTACTTCCACCGGCACCTGGCGGGCTCCTAG
- the TMEM161A gene encoding transmembrane protein 161A isoform X3 — MAVLGVQLVVTLLTATLMHRLAPHCSFARWLLCNGSLFRYKHPTEEELRALEGKPLRPRGRKERWANGYSEEKPLSVPRDAPFQLETCPLTAVDALEAYYYVLGPAKETNIAVFWCLLTVAFSIKMFLMVTRLYFSAEEGGERSVCLTFAFLFLLLAMLVQVVQEETLELGLEPGLASMTQNLEPLLKTQGWDWALPLAKLAVRIGLAFVGSMLGAFLTFPGLRLAQTHLDALTMSEDRPMLQFLLHTSFVSPLIILWLWTKPIARDFLHQAPLGGVPLPLLSDSAFESLRLWVLVALCLLRLAVTRPHLQAYLCLAKARVEQLRREAGRIEAREIQRRVVRVYCYVTVVSLQYLTPLILTLSCTLLLKTLGGYSWGPGPVPTLSPAASSARDRLVGLGEDEAQQTAARIAGALGSLLTPLFLRAVLTFLIWWTAACQLLSSLFGLYFHRHLAGS; from the exons ATG gcgGTCCTGGGAGTGCAGCTGGTGGTGACCCTGCTCACCGCCACCCTCATGCACAGGCTGGCACCGCACTGCTCCTTCGCACGCTGGCTGCTCTGCAACGGCAG TCTCTTCCGATACAAGCACCCTACTGAAGAAGAGCTTCGGGCCCTGGAGGGAAagccactgaggcccagaggcaggaaggagcg GTGGGCCAATGGCTATAGTGAAGAAAAGCCCTTGTCTGTGCCCCGAGATGCCCCTTTCCAACTGGAGACCTGCCCCCTCACAGCGGTTGATGCCCTCG AGGCCTACTACTATGTGCTGGGCCCGGCCAAGGAGACCAACATCGCTGTGTTCTGGTGCTTGCTCACCGTCGCCTTCTCCAT CAAGATGTTCCTGATGGTGACCCGGTTGTACTTCAGTGCAGAGGAGGGGGGTGAACGGTCTGTCTGCCTCACCTttgccttcctcttcctgctcctggcCATGCTGGTGCAGGTGGTCCAGGAGGAGACTCTCgagctgggcctggagccag GCCTGGCCAGTATGACCCAGAACTTGGAGCCACTTCTGAAGACGCAGGGCTGGGACTGGGC gCTCCCTCTGGCCAAGCTGGCCGTCCGCATAGGGCTGGCATTCGTGGGATCCATGCTGGGTGCCTTCCTCACCTTTCCAGGCCTGCGGCTGGCCCAGACACACCTGGATGCACTGACCATGTCGGAGGACCGGCCCATGCTGCA GTTCCTTCTGCATACCAGCTTCGTGTCCCCTCTGATCATCCTGTGGCTCTGGACCAAACCCATTGCACGGGACTTCCtgcaccaggcacccctggggggggtgcccctccccct GCTGTCAGACTCAGCCTTCGAATCCCTGCGCCTCTGGGTGCTGGTGGCCTTGTGCCTGCTAAGGCTGGCTGTGACCAGGCCTCACCTGCAGGCCTACCTGTGCCTGGCCAAGGCCCGCGTGGAGCAGCTGCGGCGGGAGGCCGGCCGCATAGAGGCCCGTGAGATCCAGAGGCGG GTGGTGCGCGTCTACTGCTACGTGACGGTGGTGAGCCTGCAGTACCTGACGCCGCTCATTCTCACCCTCAGCTGCACGCTGCTGCTCAAGACGCTGG GCGGCTACTCCTGGGGGCCGGGTCCGGTCCCCACGCTGTCCCCCGCCGCGTCCTCAGCCCGCGACCGCCTGGTGGGCCTCGGGGAGGATGAGGCCCAGCAGACGGCGGCCCGGATCGCTGGGGCGCTGGGCAGTCTGCTCACGCCTCTATTCCTCCGCGCCGTCCTCACCTTCCTCATCTGGTGGACAGCAGCCTGCCAACTGCTCTCCAGCCTCTTCGGCCTCTACTTCCACCGGCACCTGGCGGGCTCCTAG
- the TMEM161A gene encoding transmembrane protein 161A isoform X5, which translates to MAVLGVQLVVTLLTATLMHRLAPHCSFARWLLCNGSLFRYKHPTEEELRALEGKPLRPRGRKERWANGYSEEKPLSVPRDAPFQLETCPLTAVDALEAYYYVLGPAKETNIAVFWCLLTVAFSMYPSSGCRGGLASMTQNLEPLLKTQGWDWALPLAKLAVRIGLAFVGSMLGAFLTFPGLRLAQTHLDALTMSEDRPMLQFLLHTSFVSPLIILWLWTKPIARDFLHQAPLGGVPLPLLSDSAFESLRLWVLVALCLLRLAVTRPHLQAYLCLAKARVEQLRREAGRIEAREIQRRVVRVYCYVTVVSLQYLTPLILTLSCTLLLKTLGGYSWGPGPVPTLSPAASSARDRLVGLGEDEAQQTAARIAGALGSLLTPLFLRAVLTFLIWWTAACQLLSSLFGLYFHRHLAGS; encoded by the exons ATG gcgGTCCTGGGAGTGCAGCTGGTGGTGACCCTGCTCACCGCCACCCTCATGCACAGGCTGGCACCGCACTGCTCCTTCGCACGCTGGCTGCTCTGCAACGGCAG TCTCTTCCGATACAAGCACCCTACTGAAGAAGAGCTTCGGGCCCTGGAGGGAAagccactgaggcccagaggcaggaaggagcg GTGGGCCAATGGCTATAGTGAAGAAAAGCCCTTGTCTGTGCCCCGAGATGCCCCTTTCCAACTGGAGACCTGCCCCCTCACAGCGGTTGATGCCCTCG AGGCCTACTACTATGTGCTGGGCCCGGCCAAGGAGACCAACATCGCTGTGTTCTGGTGCTTGCTCACCGTCGCCTTCTCCATGTATCCTTCCTCAGGTTGCCGAGGCG GCCTGGCCAGTATGACCCAGAACTTGGAGCCACTTCTGAAGACGCAGGGCTGGGACTGGGC gCTCCCTCTGGCCAAGCTGGCCGTCCGCATAGGGCTGGCATTCGTGGGATCCATGCTGGGTGCCTTCCTCACCTTTCCAGGCCTGCGGCTGGCCCAGACACACCTGGATGCACTGACCATGTCGGAGGACCGGCCCATGCTGCA GTTCCTTCTGCATACCAGCTTCGTGTCCCCTCTGATCATCCTGTGGCTCTGGACCAAACCCATTGCACGGGACTTCCtgcaccaggcacccctggggggggtgcccctccccct GCTGTCAGACTCAGCCTTCGAATCCCTGCGCCTCTGGGTGCTGGTGGCCTTGTGCCTGCTAAGGCTGGCTGTGACCAGGCCTCACCTGCAGGCCTACCTGTGCCTGGCCAAGGCCCGCGTGGAGCAGCTGCGGCGGGAGGCCGGCCGCATAGAGGCCCGTGAGATCCAGAGGCGG GTGGTGCGCGTCTACTGCTACGTGACGGTGGTGAGCCTGCAGTACCTGACGCCGCTCATTCTCACCCTCAGCTGCACGCTGCTGCTCAAGACGCTGG GCGGCTACTCCTGGGGGCCGGGTCCGGTCCCCACGCTGTCCCCCGCCGCGTCCTCAGCCCGCGACCGCCTGGTGGGCCTCGGGGAGGATGAGGCCCAGCAGACGGCGGCCCGGATCGCTGGGGCGCTGGGCAGTCTGCTCACGCCTCTATTCCTCCGCGCCGTCCTCACCTTCCTCATCTGGTGGACAGCAGCCTGCCAACTGCTCTCCAGCCTCTTCGGCCTCTACTTCCACCGGCACCTGGCGGGCTCCTAG
- the TMEM161A gene encoding transmembrane protein 161A isoform X2 — protein MHRLAPHCSFARWLLCNGSLFRYKHPTEEELRALEGKPLRPRGRKERWANGYSEEKPLSVPRDAPFQLETCPLTAVDALVLRFFLEYQWFVDFAVYSCGVYVFTEAYYYVLGPAKETNIAVFWCLLTVAFSIKMFLMVTRLYFSAEEGGERSVCLTFAFLFLLLAMLVQVVQEETLELGLEPGLASMTQNLEPLLKTQGWDWALPLAKLAVRIGLAFVGSMLGAFLTFPGLRLAQTHLDALTMSEDRPMLQFLLHTSFVSPLIILWLWTKPIARDFLHQAPLGGVPLPLLSDSAFESLRLWVLVALCLLRLAVTRPHLQAYLCLAKARVEQLRREAGRIEAREIQRRVVRVYCYVTVVSLQYLTPLILTLSCTLLLKTLGGYSWGPGPVPTLSPAASSARDRLVGLGEDEAQQTAARIAGALGSLLTPLFLRAVLTFLIWWTAACQLLSSLFGLYFHRHLAGS, from the exons ATGCACAGGCTGGCACCGCACTGCTCCTTCGCACGCTGGCTGCTCTGCAACGGCAG TCTCTTCCGATACAAGCACCCTACTGAAGAAGAGCTTCGGGCCCTGGAGGGAAagccactgaggcccagaggcaggaaggagcg GTGGGCCAATGGCTATAGTGAAGAAAAGCCCTTGTCTGTGCCCCGAGATGCCCCTTTCCAACTGGAGACCTGCCCCCTCACAGCGGTTGATGCCCTCG TCCTGCGCTTCTTCCTGGAGTACCAGTGGTTCGTGGACTTCGCCGTGTACTCGTGCGGTGTGTATGTCTTCACAGAGGCCTACTACTATGTGCTGGGCCCGGCCAAGGAGACCAACATCGCTGTGTTCTGGTGCTTGCTCACCGTCGCCTTCTCCAT CAAGATGTTCCTGATGGTGACCCGGTTGTACTTCAGTGCAGAGGAGGGGGGTGAACGGTCTGTCTGCCTCACCTttgccttcctcttcctgctcctggcCATGCTGGTGCAGGTGGTCCAGGAGGAGACTCTCgagctgggcctggagccag GCCTGGCCAGTATGACCCAGAACTTGGAGCCACTTCTGAAGACGCAGGGCTGGGACTGGGC gCTCCCTCTGGCCAAGCTGGCCGTCCGCATAGGGCTGGCATTCGTGGGATCCATGCTGGGTGCCTTCCTCACCTTTCCAGGCCTGCGGCTGGCCCAGACACACCTGGATGCACTGACCATGTCGGAGGACCGGCCCATGCTGCA GTTCCTTCTGCATACCAGCTTCGTGTCCCCTCTGATCATCCTGTGGCTCTGGACCAAACCCATTGCACGGGACTTCCtgcaccaggcacccctggggggggtgcccctccccct GCTGTCAGACTCAGCCTTCGAATCCCTGCGCCTCTGGGTGCTGGTGGCCTTGTGCCTGCTAAGGCTGGCTGTGACCAGGCCTCACCTGCAGGCCTACCTGTGCCTGGCCAAGGCCCGCGTGGAGCAGCTGCGGCGGGAGGCCGGCCGCATAGAGGCCCGTGAGATCCAGAGGCGG GTGGTGCGCGTCTACTGCTACGTGACGGTGGTGAGCCTGCAGTACCTGACGCCGCTCATTCTCACCCTCAGCTGCACGCTGCTGCTCAAGACGCTGG GCGGCTACTCCTGGGGGCCGGGTCCGGTCCCCACGCTGTCCCCCGCCGCGTCCTCAGCCCGCGACCGCCTGGTGGGCCTCGGGGAGGATGAGGCCCAGCAGACGGCGGCCCGGATCGCTGGGGCGCTGGGCAGTCTGCTCACGCCTCTATTCCTCCGCGCCGTCCTCACCTTCCTCATCTGGTGGACAGCAGCCTGCCAACTGCTCTCCAGCCTCTTCGGCCTCTACTTCCACCGGCACCTGGCGGGCTCCTAG